A single window of Zea mays cultivar B73 chromosome 10, Zm-B73-REFERENCE-NAM-5.0, whole genome shotgun sequence DNA harbors:
- the LOC100277372 gene encoding uncharacterized protein isoform X1 — translation MVSLFGFTSKNICHLGLLIRVQFYIKHASFTCFPVLDFRSLKPITYTFPTTTFILLSCSQRLGHCRRARSPRQLLLLTRVQDAQQTSQSSCRQGDEVRDGDNFPLHNRILQQHMDPLKRRVTMPPKSSNKQAQSLR, via the exons ATGGTGTCACTATTTGGATTCACCAGTAAGAATATTTGCCATTTGGGCTTGTTAATTAGGGTGCAATTTTATATAAAACATGCCTCGTTCACTTGCTTTCCAGTTCTTGATTTCAGATCTCTGAAGCCGATTACGTACACATTTCCTACCACGACTTTTATTCTGCTTTCCTGTTCTCAACGTCTTGGACATTGCCGGCGAGCGCGGTCTCCTCGGCAACTTCTACTGCTAACTCGGGTGCAAG ATGCCCAGCAAACTTCCCAATCCAGCTGCCGGCAAGGAGATGAGGTTCGCGACGGCGACAATTTTCCACTACACAACCGGATTCTTCAGCAGCATATGGATCCGTTGAAGCGTCGTGTGACAATGCCACCAAAGAGCAGCAACAAACAAGCTCAAAGTCTCCGCTAA
- the LOC109943155 gene encoding proline-rich receptor-like protein kinase PERK10, whose translation MARPHPSRHRPWSPPRAPHHDGTTPSISLLSTPSRASQDHAHGRNLPPSPSPFMSPPSVIPSPPSSPRPHPSCRRPRPAALKSKKGYEYESQSRVGGRANSKASCSSPIRPSPNLIAGFRQNGWDAARFRWGLFCPFRVILLSAREASTDGSEDQGGGGGPRRWKWNAPMRKF comes from the coding sequence ATGGCACGACCCCATCCATCTCGCCACCGTCCGTGGTCCCCTCCCCGTGCTCCCCACCACGACGGCACGACCCCATCCATCTCGCTGCTGTCCACGCCCAGTCGCGCCTCCCAGGATCACGCCCACGGACGCAACCTCCCTCCCTCCCCGTCCCCGTTCATGTCGCCCCCGTCCGTGATCCCCTCCCCGCCCTCCTCTCCACGACCCCATCCATCCTGCCGTCGTCCACGCCCAGCAGCGCTCAAAAGCAAAAAAGGGTACGAATACGAATCCCAATCCAGGGTCGGAGGGCGAGCGAACTCAAAAGCAAGCTGTTCCAGTCCAATCCGCCCCAGTCCAAATCTAATCGCCGGGTTTAGGCAGAATGGGTGGGACGCGGCGAGGTTTAGGTGGGGTTTGTTTTGTCCCTTTCGTGTGATTCTGCTCTCCGCGCGGGAGGCAAGTACTGACGGAAGCGAAGACCAAGGCGGAGGAGGGGGTCCCCGGCGGTGGAAGTGGAACGCGCCGATGCGCAAGTTTTAG